CTTTCTCAGGGCGACCGGGCGTCTCAATGCCTCCGCGTACCCAGGTCACATCGGAGGGACTGACTCCGAAATCGTCTTGCAAGACCGCTCGTGCCCATACATTAGCGGTAAGTTGATACTCAGGTACACCAATGCGCTTGCCCTTCAGGTCAGAAGGCTCCCTAATACGGTCCTTGCGGACGTAGATTGATGTGTGCCGAAAAGCCCGCGACAGAAAGACCGGCAGCGCGATATAGGGACACTCACCGCGCGAGTGTTTCACCAAGTAGCTGGAGAAAGAAAGCTCGGTGACGTCGAAGTCAATGCTACGCATCGCTCGGAAGAACATCTCCTCGGGATTGAGGAGCATATACACTGGGTCGACGCCATCTATTTGCACACGGCCATCGAACAATGCTCGAGTACGGTCGTAGTCGCCCATCGCGACGGAAAGTTGGAGTTTACTCATGGGATCAGGACTTCACGGAATAGGAGGGTTCGAACTCGGGGCGATCCTGGCCATCCAGCCAGACATAGTGAGCGTCGTATGTGCGCCAGTCGGTCGTCTTTGGGACGATGGCTTGGAAGGAACAGACCGTTGGCGTCGCCGCTTCGACCCCCGTCCCGATGGCAGGTGCCCCTTGCTCGAAGGCCTTCACCGCGTCGAGCATCTGCTTGCGAAATTCCACGATAGCCAGATCGCTTGCGCCCAGGCGGTCATGGGTACGGTCGGCGATGGGCCCCATAGTCAGCCACATCGCGACATCTTGGTTAGGGAAACCAGTGATGCCAGTGAAGTTACCGGCCTTCATAGCGTTACGGTCCTGCCAGAATTTGTTTGCTTCATTGCGCAAGGGACGGTAGTTTTGATCCAGGTCGACCCCCACCGTCTGACGCAAAAACTTGCGCCAGGTTTCAGTCTCCGGCGTTTGCGACGGATGGCCCCACGCGATGAAATAGAACGCCGTGTTTGTGTCATCCATCGGCACGTTGATGTTGGCCACGTTATAGAGGTTGTTTGGCGGGATCAGCGCAGTAGCCGGGGCCACGAAAACCGTGGAGCGCACGTAATCGTTCTCCGCAGCATTCGAGAGCGGCCGGCGCAACGCGGCATAGCGAAAACCGTAACCGGTACGCTGCACCTGCATGCGCGGAGCCTTGTCGGTCGAGGGACGCAACCAAGTCTTGTCGGTAGCCTTCGCGCCATCGACCCGAGCCGGCACCATATCTGAGGAATGGAGACTGGAGCTATGGGCTGAGTCGATAGCGCCTTCGAGAATCTGCGCCCAGTTGCACGGCAGTAGCACCTTCGCGATGCTCACCCGCGTGTCGGCCGTCGGCGCCCATGCCGGCGGCAGGAATTCAGGCATGGTTTCCTTCGGTCCCATGTAAGCCCACACCATACCGGCCCACTCTTGGGTCGGATACGCGGTGTGCTTAACCTTGTCAACCATGCCGCTGGCTGCTGGCTCGGACGCCATCTCCAGCACGTTGCCATCGACATCCATCTTCCAGCCGTGGTAGAGGCAGCGCAGACCTCCCTCCTCGTTGCGACCGTACACCAACGAGGCTCGGCGGTGAGGGCAATACTCGTCCATGACACCGACGCGGCCCTCACTGTCGCGAAAGACCACCAGATCCTCGCCGAACGCACGCGCTTTCACTGGCGTTCCGTCAGGCTCGCCCACCTCCTCCACTAGGCAGATGGGCGTCCAATGCCGACGCATGAGACGCCCCATCGGTGCGTCTCCTTCAACGCGACAAAGCAGTTCGTTTTCTTCGTGGGTCATCATGATGTGTTCTCTCCAGGAGTGATTAAAGGTATCGAACTAAGTCGCCAAGGCAGTCTCAGATTGGCGCCCCTTGCGCAGCACTATCGGTTTAGCGCCGTGCTGCAGCTTGCAAAGCCAATGAGAAAGGGCCGAGTCGAGGTGCTGAACATGGGCTGGAAACCAAGCAGCCAACTCGTCCGCCAACCGATATGCAACGCTGACTTCGCCGGTGCAATCCATACGCCGGAGCACACCTCGAAGCGTTGAAAGCACGGCATCGTGCTCACGAATGTGACAGTCGCGTGGAGGAAATTGCGTAGCGAGCATCAACTCATTCTCAGCCTCAAAGTGCGATGTCGCATGCGTAAGCACTGCTTCAAGCGTTTGCGCCATATCGGAAGCGCTGGCACGCTGCATGCGTTCGATTAGCCAAGCGAGCCGCTCGTGCTCATCATCGACTGCCGCGAGTCCTAGCAATAGCGCCTCTGACCAGAGCGGCGGTGATGACTCAATAGGCATCTGAATAGTCAAAGCAGACATCGACATACACAGCCGGCAAGTTTTTATTAGACACCTAACAATTCTAACAATGCAAGCTCGTCTCGGCAATGAATTTCACCCCGGGGTTTCCCTAAAATTATTTGTCAACTAACAATTAGTCATTCCGCCTTTACACGGAACTACGGGACTCAATCAATGACGGCGCAAAAAGATGGCTGGCTGTGAATCGCCAAGCGGTTATTTGCAGATTTGAGCCGGGACACCGAAGCGACGTTGGCGATGCCGCTGTGCGACCGTGGCAGTTGTAGTGGTGCTGCCAGTTCGCCAGGGCACGAGCCACTCAGCAGAGTTCTGGTACGTCAGGCCATAGTCCCACTCACTTAGCTCTGACTGGATGGACCGCTCGGCCTCGCCATTGGTCTATGGCCGGTGCGATCTGATGAGCTTTTGCCGCACGTCCAAAGCCTCGCAGGCAGCCGCAAACACCTTCCACCGGAAAGCTGCACTGCTGTCAGTCAGCAGGCGTTTGATGCACGCGTGGTCAACGATCGCCACAAACAATGTCTCCCGGCCTGTACCCTCGACCGAGTCTCGCCGGCCGCCAGTCACTTGATGGGTGGGTCTGACGATGCTCCAGAGCATCCTGGTGTCGATGTGCAGCATGTCACCAGAATCCTTGTCCTCGCAGCGCATAACGGACTCGGCAGGCCCCTGAGGCGAGAGAGGCCAGCACGGCCCCATGTGCGCGCAAACCTAGCACAGAGCAACGCAAGGTGGCAAGAACCACGGAGATGTACTTCCAAAGTGCCATTGCGCGATAGATCCGGCGGGTGCGCGAGATGAGACAGTGGGATACCTTCCTGCCGGCAGCCCACCTGCAAAGCAGGCGTGCAGGATTGGTACGTCAAGCGCTGAAAGTACCGGGCCGAGAACACCAGCGTCAATGAGTTCACGAACAGCCTGAGTACGATGGTCAAGGCCCAGGTGCGCGTCGGGTAGCGCGGTGTTGCACGCAGGAGGCCAGGCCATGGTCTCCTAGGGCCCGGCGCGCCCACAGGGGACACCAAGCCATGTGGTCGTGCCCGGCTCAGTCCTCGCTTAGAAGACGGCCAGCCTGGAGGTCAGAGCTTATCGAGGCGCACCGAGCGGTCGGCGAGCATATCTGCCGACGGGCACGCGCCCTGCTTGAGCCAACGCTTGGCCACCTTGATGTCCCGCGGTGCATTCACCGAGATCACGCTGCGCAGTCGGCCATCCGAGATCTGGAACATGGAGAACGCGCCCTCCTCTGCAGACCCGCGCAGGGTGCCCTCCAGGTCGTTGGACGGAGTGCCGAGGACCTGCAAATTCAGGTTGTACTGGTCGGACCAGAACCACGGGATCTCGTCATATGCCCCGTTCCCGCCGGCGATCGCCTTGCCCACGGCGATCGCCTGGTTCTGGGCGTTGGCCCACGACTCGAAGCGCAGACGGCAGCCCGCCCAGGAATTGGGCTGATTCGCCACGTCGCCGGCCGCATAGATGTCGGGGTCGGAGGTCCGACCGGACTGGTCTACGACAATGCCGTCCCGGACCTCGAGCCCACAGGCTTCGGCCAAGCTGGTGTCCAGGACCAGCCCGATCCCGACCACGACCGCATCGAACTCCTGCGACTCGCCGGGCAGTTGCACGGCCAGAGCGCGCTGGAGCCCCACAGAAAACGATGTGATTGTTGTCGACAGGCGGACCTCGACGCCCTCCTGGCGGTGCTTTTCGAGCAGGAACTCCGAGAATCGGGGGGGAAGCGACCGCGCGCACAGGCGCGGCCCGGCCTCCAGTAGCATAACGTTGACCTGCTTCTTCCTCGCCGTTGCCGCGATCTCCAGCCCGATCCATCCGCCCCCGATGACCAGCAGCCGGTTGCCGGGAACCAGGTGCCTGGCGATGGCCCGGGAATCCTCGATCGTGCGCAGGGCATGGACGCTGGGCAGGTCCGCGCCGGGACACGACAGCTGCCGAGGGCGCCCGCCGGTGGCCAGCACGAGCTTGTCGTAGTGGACCAGCGAGCCATCCGCGCACCGGACCAGGTGGCCGGCGCGGTCGATGCCGACGGCCTCGACGCCAGGCCGGAAGTCCACGCGCAGCGCCTCGCACTGCTGTGCGGTGAGAAGCACGGGAGGGTGCTCCTGCGCTCCGCTGAGTACCCCCTTGGACAGCGGGGGGCGCTCGTACGGCGCATGCGGCTCGCGGCCCAGAAGGAGGATCCCTCCCTCATGCCCTCCCTCGCGCAGCGACCGGGCAACCCAAGCGCCGGCCTGGCCGGCTCCTATGATGACGACATCCATGACTGTTTCCCGTTGCATCGCTCAGTGGACCGGCCGCAGGAAGATCACCCCCTGCTCGACCTTGACCGGATAGCAGTGCAGCGGCACGGTGCATGGGGCTCCCACCGCACGGCCACTCCTGATGTCGAACGTACCCTCGTGCAGCGGACACTCGATGAGACAGGAGTCAACCACCATGCCCAGCGACAGGTCCGCGTCTCCGTGCGTGCACGTGCCGTCCGTGGCGAAGATGTCCCCGCCGAGGTTGTAAAGGCACACCCGCTTGCCGTCGAACTCCACCGAATGCGTGTCGTCTTCGTCGATATCGGAGACGTTGCCGACCTTGATCCATTCATCTTCCATAATGACTCCCATTTGTTCCTGTGCCTTACGCCGCCTCGGACGTCATCACGTCGATGTAGTGATTCTCCATGTGGTACAGAGCCTCCTCCAGCGGAGACATCGGACCGGGCTTGAAGAACTCCGAGCCTGCGCTGTTCTGCATGCCCTCCACCATCACGGCATCCTCGGCGATGATTTGGCGCACGAAGCCGACATATTTCTCCATCTCCTCGTCGTAGTTCGGGATCGAGAAGGCGCCTTCGGGGAACAGCAGGTAGCAGATGACCCGGGTCTCGGTGGGGGAGATCGGCCAGATATGCCACATGCGAACGCTGTCGGCGCGCATCGACAGGTTCAGGTTGGGATAGATACCCGCCTTGCAGGCAATGCCACTGGGCTTGTCCTGCGCCCAGGGCAGGGTCGGGAAGACCTGATCACCGGACGTCGAGTGGGGCCGGGCCTCGTACTGGGTATGCCATCCGCCGTTTCCCAGGAGATTGAAGCGCACCTGCTCGCCCTTGACGAAGCCGCCGAAGGTTCCCTTGTGGATGACGCCGACGTGGTAGATGTCGATCAAGTTCTCGACCAGGAATTTCCAATTGCACTTGACGTCGATCTCGACCTTCTGGGCAAGCCTGCAATGGTCGGTCTGGAACCACCACAGCGGCTGCTCGAACGGTGCGATGTAGTCCTCGAAGGACATCGGCTCATCGCTGAAGTTCACGAAAATCCAGCCGCGCCAGACCTTGACGTGCAACTGCCGCAGGCTGCAGTTCTTCAGTTCAACCTCCGAGGCCTTCATGCCGGGTGCGACAACCAGCTTGCCGCTCACGTCATACAGCCACGCGTGGTAGGGGCAGCTGAATTCCTTCGCATTGCCGCGGCCGACGGCGATCTCCACGCCCCGGTGCAGGCACTGGTTCATGTAGGCCACGACCTGATCGGGCGCCGGACGGGACACCACGATCGATTCCTTCATCACCTGGAAGGTGTAGTAGTCGCCAACATTGGGGATCTCTTCGACGCGCCCCACAGAAAGCCAGTACTTCATAAAGATCTGCTGCTTTTCCATGTCGTAGATCTCGGGCGAGCTGTACACCTCGCCCGGCAGGTGACGTGCACTGAGCAATTTCTTGCGAGTTTCCTTGAACTTGGGGCGCAGGTCCAGGAGCTGTTGTTCGGCTACTTGCATCGTGGTCATCCTTTCAGAAATGCGTTGATCGTGCGCAGCGGATACTAGACAATACATTGATTAATGTATAGATCGATATGAGAATCGATATATTCTGTCGGGAGAACCCTATGCCCTTGAATAATCCCTCTGAGAGCGCACGTCCTCAGCGCCAGATCAACGACGTCGACTACGTCGGCAGCGCCGAAGCCATGTCGATCCTGGGCGTGCGGCGCGAAACGCTGTACACCTACGTCAGCCGCGGACTCATCAAGACGATGCAGCGTCCGGGCGTGAAGGCCAAGCTATACCGCAAGGCCGATGTCGAAAAACTCAGGAGCCGGGCCGTTGCCCGCTCGGGCGGGCCCCAGGTCGCACACTCCCTTCGCTATGGCGAGCCGATCGCGCAGACATGGATCAGCGAGATCACCGCCCACGGCCCGCGCTACCGGGGGGTGCTCGCGCGCGACCTGGTGCGCGACGGCCGGTCGTTCGAATTCGCCAGCGAGCTCATCTGGACGGGACTGCCGCGCACACGGGACATCGCATGGCCCCCCCCTGCAGGACACCCGCCAAGCGGAATCCCTGGTCAATCTGGCCTTGCATTCGGCAGAGCACGTCACGCCGCTCAAGCTCCTGTCGATGCTGACGACCTCGCTGTCGGCATTCGAGCGGGCCGAGGACGACATGCAGACGGCCGGCTTCGCAGCCTGCCGGAGGCTGTTGCAGACGCTGGCCGGCACCGCGGGCGTCTTCGGTCCCAGGGCTCAGTTTTCAGCGCCCCGAGACGGAGAGTTCATGGCGCAGTGCGTAGCCCGCGGGCTGGGCCTGGGCGACAGGCCCGATGCTGTGCGGGCCATCGATGCAGCGCTTGTGATGTCCGCCGAGCACGAGCTGTCGGCCCCGACGTTCGCCACGCGGATCTGCGCCTCGACGGGAGCGGATCTGCATGCCTGCGTCGCGGCCGCGATGCTGACCCAGTCGGGGTCGATGCAGGTCGGGGGGGCCGTCGAGGTGGAGGCGCTCATCGATGCCCTGCCCTTCGGACTGGAACCGGAAGACGCCCTGCCGCTGGCGGCGGCCTCGGGCTTCAAGAGCAACGAACTGCCCTGCTTCGGACACCCTCTGTACGACGGCGAGGATCCGCGCTCGGCAGTGCTCCTCGACTTCATCGGACGCCTGGACACGCATGGACCGGACACGCCGAGGGTACAGGCACTGGTGGCCGGTGCACGGCAGGCAGGGCAGCATCCGAACGTGTTCGCCGCCCTCGTGATCCTGTGCAAGGCGATCGGTCTACCCAACGGAAGTGGCGCGATGCTCCACACCTTGGCGCGCACCAGCGGCTGGATCGCCCATGCGATGGAGCAGCGCCTGACCGGGGCCATGCTGCGCCCGAGGGCCAAATACATGGGTCAACACCACCCTCGGTGAGGCCGCGCGCGCCAGGCCCCCTGCGACCGGGGCAGGACCGGCAGGGAACGCCATGACCGGTGGCGCCCCAGGGTTCACCAGGCGTGTGCGCTAACTGACCAGAGGTCGCAAGGCCCTGCTCAATGCACACCGAGCGAAGCCCAGTGCCAGCACGGCCTGCTACCGCGTCAAGCGCAAACCGGCAAGCACGCGGTGAGCGCGAGGCCCCTGCGCCGTCACTCCCGCATCACCAGCGCTGCCGTGGCCCTGCGGACCAGGGGCAATGCAAAGAGCAGGGTCGGAAAGGCAATCATCCACGACAGCGCCCATGCGCTCAGCCAGATGTAGAAAAAGCCAGGAGTCAGGCCGATGCTGCGCAGCGTCGTGACGGCCGACACGATAAACGTCATCAAGACCGACAACAGCAGCGGCATCACCAAGGCCGCGTAAGTGGCGGGGAGTTTGGCGAAGCCAAAGACCGTGCGGGATTGGCATGTTGGAGAAGGAGTTTCGTTCTTCATGGGTAGATCCAAAATGTGTGTTGAGCCCCGCGGTCGGGGCTGCCGAGGATGCCGTCCAGGCGGCCATGGAAGCGAGCGCGCCCACCAGGAATAACGGCACGCCGGCCCATGCCCTCGGATACCAGTTGTCGATGGAGTCTGGTGCCGTGCAGGACCCGCCAGGGGCGGGCGCAAACGACAGAGGAGCCTACCTCCGGCCTCTTCGCCGCATTGCCCTTCTGTCGAAGGGTCTCCACCGAAATCACAGCGCGCACGCCGGACAAGCACCCATCGCTTTTTGCCAGGGTATTCCTCGTCATCCACGTGACGTCAATCAGGCTGGGAGCGCTCCTCCCGAAATCGCCTTCCTGAACGGCTGGGCAGTCCCGGAAGAAGGAGCGATAGGTGTTGCTCCGCAGCTGATGCGCCAGATCAGGCTCTTCCTTCGTCGACATGGGCTCTCCTTCGTTTGGTTAGCAACTCTGCGTCGCAATGTTAAATTATTGTTAGATAGCAAACTAAAATTATCCGTCATATAAGCTCTACGTCATATGATTTCCGGCCGTTACATCGCGAGCACCTCGACGACTTCATCAGCGTCTACAACTTCGCGCGCAGGCTCAGGACTCTGCAGGGCTTGGCACTCTGCGAATTCATCTGCAGACAGTGTGAGCGGCTCAGGATTGATCCGATCCATCCAATGCCGGCACTGAACACCTAGGGCGTGTTGAGATTTAACGTGAATTGATCACAGCCGATACCAACGTGATGACAGCAGCGAAGCTGCTGTCTGTCTTGTCGCAGCGCATTGCAATACGTTTGAACTCCTTGAGCTTGCAAAAGAAGTTCTCGATCAGGTGCCGCCACTTGTAGACCTCTATATCAATCTGCAAGGGCGCTCGCCGATTGGACTTATGTGCAATCACCACTTGGAAGCCCTGTGCCAGCAAGCGTTGCTCCAGCCAGTCTGCGTCAAATGCTTTATCGGCCAGCAATGCCAGCAGATCTATGCCTTCAAGCAGTTGCTCTACACCTTGAAGATCATGTCGTTGGCCTGGCCGCAAAACAAATCGGATCAAGTTCCCAAGGGTATCTGTCAGCGCCAAGATCTTGGTGGTCAAACCACCTCGACTGCGACCTATGGCCTAGCCCGCAGACCCTCTTTTGCACCCTTACCATGCCGGTGCACTCGCACCATCGTTGCATCCAACATCACGTATTCCATGTGCGGTTGATCGCTGACTGCATCAAACAGCTTTTGAAAAACATCAGCTTTGACCCAGTCGCGAAACCGCTTCAAGACGGTGCTCCACTTACCAAACTCGGGTGGCAAATCTCGCCAAGGGCTACCTGTTCGTGTAATCCAAAGCACT
This DNA window, taken from Comamonas testosteroni TK102, encodes the following:
- a CDS encoding hemerythrin domain-containing protein, producing the protein MSMSALTIQMPIESSPPLWSEALLLGLAAVDDEHERLAWLIERMQRASASDMAQTLEAVLTHATSHFEAENELMLATQFPPRDCHIREHDAVLSTLRGVLRRMDCTGEVSVAYRLADELAAWFPAHVQHLDSALSHWLCKLQHGAKPIVLRKGRQSETALAT
- a CDS encoding citrate/2-methylcitrate synthase, whose translation is MASRSRRHGSARSPPTARATGGCSRATWCATAGRSNSPASSSGRDCRAHGTSHGPPLQDTRQAESLVNLALHSAEHVTPLKLLSMLTTSLSAFERAEDDMQTAGFAACRRLLQTLAGTAGVFGPRAQFSAPRDGEFMAQCVARGLGLGDRPDAVRAIDAALVMSAEHELSAPTFATRICASTGADLHACVAAAMLTQSGSMQVGGAVEVEALIDALPFGLEPEDALPLAAASGFKSNELPCFGHPLYDGEDPRSAVLLDFIGRLDTHGPDTPRVQALVAGARQAGQHPNVFAALVILCKAIGLPNGSGAMLHTLARTSGWIAHAMEQRLTGAMLRPRAKYMGQHHPR
- a CDS encoding IS5 family transposase (programmed frameshift) gives rise to the protein MAVMRYVLRDGQWTRMSPLCLGKVGDRGRSGSNNRLFLEAVLWITRTGSPWRDLPPEFGKWSTVLKRFRDWVKADVFQKLFDAVSDQPHMEYVMLDATMVRVHRHGKGAKEGLRAKAIGRSRGGLTTKILALTDTLGNLIRFVLRPGQRHDLQGVEQLLEGIDLLALLADKAFDADWLEQRLLAQGFQVVIAHKSNRRAPLQIDIEVYKWRHLIENFFCKLKEFKRIAMRCDKTDSSFAAVITLVSAVINSR
- a CDS encoding Rieske 2Fe-2S domain-containing protein, which translates into the protein MMTHEENELLCRVEGDAPMGRLMRRHWTPICLVEEVGEPDGTPVKARAFGEDLVVFRDSEGRVGVMDEYCPHRRASLVYGRNEEGGLRCLYHGWKMDVDGNVLEMASEPAASGMVDKVKHTAYPTQEWAGMVWAYMGPKETMPEFLPPAWAPTADTRVSIAKVLLPCNWAQILEGAIDSAHSSSLHSSDMVPARVDGAKATDKTWLRPSTDKAPRMQVQRTGYGFRYAALRRPLSNAAENDYVRSTVFVAPATALIPPNNLYNVANINVPMDDTNTAFYFIAWGHPSQTPETETWRKFLRQTVGVDLDQNYRPLRNEANKFWQDRNAMKAGNFTGITGFPNQDVAMWLTMGPIADRTHDRLGASDLAIVEFRKQMLDAVKAFEQGAPAIGTGVEAATPTVCSFQAIVPKTTDWRTYDAHYVWLDGQDRPEFEPSYSVKS
- a CDS encoding NAD(P)/FAD-dependent oxidoreductase; its protein translation is MDVVIIGAGQAGAWVARSLREGGHEGGILLLGREPHAPYERPPLSKGVLSGAQEHPPVLLTAQQCEALRVDFRPGVEAVGIDRAGHLVRCADGSLVHYDKLVLATGGRPRQLSCPGADLPSVHALRTIEDSRAIARHLVPGNRLLVIGGGWIGLEIAATARKKQVNVMLLEAGPRLCARSLPPRFSEFLLEKHRQEGVEVRLSTTITSFSVGLQRALAVQLPGESQEFDAVVVGIGLVLDTSLAEACGLEVRDGIVVDQSGRTSDPDIYAAGDVANQPNSWAGCRLRFESWANAQNQAIAVGKAIAGGNGAYDEIPWFWSDQYNLNLQVLGTPSNDLEGTLRGSAEEGAFSMFQISDGRLRSVISVNAPRDIKVAKRWLKQGACPSADMLADRSVRLDKL
- a CDS encoding aromatic ring-hydroxylating oxygenase subunit alpha, producing MQVAEQQLLDLRPKFKETRKKLLSARHLPGEVYSSPEIYDMEKQQIFMKYWLSVGRVEEIPNVGDYYTFQVMKESIVVSRPAPDQVVAYMNQCLHRGVEIAVGRGNAKEFSCPYHAWLYDVSGKLVVAPGMKASEVELKNCSLRQLHVKVWRGWIFVNFSDEPMSFEDYIAPFEQPLWWFQTDHCRLAQKVEIDVKCNWKFLVENLIDIYHVGVIHKGTFGGFVKGEQVRFNLLGNGGWHTQYEARPHSTSGDQVFPTLPWAQDKPSGIACKAGIYPNLNLSMRADSVRMWHIWPISPTETRVICYLLFPEGAFSIPNYDEEMEKYVGFVRQIIAEDAVMVEGMQNSAGSEFFKPGPMSPLEEALYHMENHYIDVMTSEAA
- a CDS encoding DUF2798 domain-containing protein — protein: MKNETPSPTCQSRTVFGFAKLPATYAALVMPLLLSVLMTFIVSAVTTLRSIGLTPGFFYIWLSAWALSWMIAFPTLLFALPLVRRATAALVMRE
- a CDS encoding non-heme iron oxygenase ferredoxin subunit; translated protein: MEDEWIKVGNVSDIDEDDTHSVEFDGKRVCLYNLGGDIFATDGTCTHGDADLSLGMVVDSCLIECPLHEGTFDIRSGRAVGAPCTVPLHCYPVKVEQGVIFLRPVH